The genome window AATACCCttgacttagatgaagatcagatcaaTGATCtgatgacaaattaatgcagaaaaccaaaaggtttcatatattttttcttgccactgtatgTCTCTCTTAAATTGTGGACCAGCATCTACTACATCTCAGTAAGCGTGGAGGGGGTACATCCTAAAAATcaaggaattaaaaaataaagtacaatTTCTTTCTTAAGTACTGCCATTTTTCTATTGATTTCAATAATATTCTTTATTAATTAACAATACATTATAAGAACATAACTAAGGACTTTACATGCTTTACAAAATTTTAGGTTCAAATACCTCAGACAAATGATTATTCTCGATTacaaaattattatgcacatagGATGAAAATACAACTTTCAAAAGCATTATTCTAAACAAATACCAAAAACATAGCTGCAGGCTTTACAAATGACCTATTAAAATTAATGTCATTgtaaatagatagatatagatagatagatagatagatagatagatagatagatagatagatagatagattacaAAAAGCATCTGAACAGATTAAACCCTATGGAGGAAGAGCTAAAGGAGCAGGATACCACATCAGGCTCCTCTCCTGTTTGTTGggaacaggaatctgaggctacAGTGGACACTGAAATTGGACAGCTGATCAAAAGAACATTGTCTCATGAGAAGGAATTTGAATTCTCCTGTAGATGGTCAGGTCAGGGATTTGTGGTCAACAGTCATGACTCCATGGATCCAACCTGACTTGTGGAAAAATGCAATGTAGTGAAACACAAGGCCAGAGGTTATAGATCAGAATTCcagatttaatttcctgatatttGCATCTGGaggcaattttatttaaaaaaaataattttaagtgaCCAAAAATATTGAAACATGTGACTGACAGGTGTTTTTTGTTGCCCAGGTGTGTTCTGTTTAAACAATTATGCATTAGCTCTGGATGTCTGCTGAAAGCAATCTGTAAAAAGACTACTGTACACTtgttagggaaaaaaaggataaacCAACATGAACATCAGAGAGCTGTTTATGGGAGGAACACAAGACATTTTAGAAGCTAGGGTAAGAGGGAAAATAAACCTTACACAGACACTGGCCATCGCCAATACAGCAGCAACAGGTTAAAGgtgctgaaaaagaaaaagactgttTGTGTACTTACATTGAGATATTAAACAGGTTAGAAACAAGGAGCAGTGATGCTAGAAACATGTTAACAGCTCTGAAGGAGCCCCACAGGGCGGTAAGATCTCACACTCCACTGATTAAAGAAGACGTATATAGCAGCCATAACATGTAGTGTAAAGGTCCCATCACCActtgatatttacatttaggcattcatacatcttatccagagcgacttacatttttatcacatctgagccttgctcaagggcccaacagtggcaacttggtggtttgaacctgggatcttccgaaccgtagtccagcgccttaaccaccgagctacccctggccataATAAGAGTACCAGAAGTAAGAGCCAGAAGAACAGattggaatttaaaaaaagttctgGAACTGAGATGAACCTCTACCTAAGAAGATGCACACATATTTGTAGATTCAATACAAACAGTATGATTGATCccagtcatacagtatgtgtgctgtGGTAAAGAGCTTCTCAGTTTTGATCTCTCTGCAGATTTCGAGTGATGTTGATATTGCTGCCTAATTTGTTTTAGGGATTAGTTACTGTGAGCCTTTGTCACATGGAAATATATGAATTTGAATCCGGATGTAAATCATTTAGATGAAGGAAAGAGAAAGTCAGTGACTTGAATTGAGTCATAGAACAAGTTGATCACTAGAACTTGCCAGCTTTATGGAGCACAAAAACCGGCTGCAAAAAACTCATGACTATGTTTACAGCCATAGAAGCCTCTGAGCTTAGAAGAGAAACAGTCGCAGGCAGAATGCCTATGAGTATAAAGATTACAGCTACCGGTGTGTTCTGAACTAAAAACGTCACCAGGTTAATTACGACAACTTGAAAAGCCCGCTTTTTGGCTCGGTCCTCCATCCCCCTGTTGGTGTTCCTCTCCCCTGGTCCTGGGTGTCTCAATGTGTTCAGAATGGACAAGCAGCTGAAAGTGTTGATGCTCAGAATGATGTAAAAGGTGACTCCAAAGACTTGGTAGGGCATGGCAGGGAATGTGTACGTCCCATAGATGCCAACTGCTATTCCATTAATCCACGCCACGACACACATCACCACTCGATATCTAAGAGGTCTGAACTTCAGGAATGTGATGGGATGGATGACGGCCGTGTAGCGATCCAAACACACCCAGCACTGGAGCAGAGCACGCACTGACATTCcagtgcagaaaatgaaagcCAGCGGGTGATAAAACCACGTCTCAGAACTGACATAAAGCAAGATGTGGAAAGGAGCAACGAGCATGAAGAAGATTTCAGCAGCGGCCTGATTTACAGTGAAGACGTCACACGGATCCAAACTCCTGCGTCTGTTTAATAGCAGCACCATGACGTAGGAGTTTAGAGGAAGACCCAGGAGATAACCTACTACATGCATCGTTATAACAAAGACTGCCAGCAAATGTTTCTGTTCCTCTGACGGGATGGAGGAGCTTGTGTCGGAGGAGTTCATCATTctgttttagtaaaaaaaaacaagtgcagATTAAAATGAGATCAGAATACAAATATTTATCAAAGCAAATGAATTCAAGTATAAGCAAGCCCTCAGAATATTATATGGATACAGGACATTATCTGATTTAAAGGAGCACTTATGTAAAGGAAATAGTTTATGCCCCTCTCATCAGCTTGAGAATgttgaagcatggtggtggcagcttCATATTAAGTGTTTTATGTTTGCTTTCTACATATTCTTTAATAGTCCTTAGCCAAATTTACaattatagtttattttaaaagctttgtTTGATTATTCAACTTACGGATTAAATTAATGCATATTaattgtacagtgaaacctcggattgcgagtaacgcggtttgcaagtgtttcgcaagatgagcaaagatttttaataaattttgacttggaaaacggttaagtcttggtttacgagtaccaagtatcaagtatcatgcatgcgctttttgttttaacacggagcgtcacgtgatcaaaactgagccaatgttttttctctctcttgtgctgcggaattgtgggtaatcttctcccttgctgggtcttagtgcacgtctcttcctggtataatcaacatccatgcacatgtgaccacatgtgtgtgcgtaaaacatattttattttgtgtttgtatgtgttgtGTGGTCCCCAATATAAACTGCATtccacctttgaaaagaattgtgcGTGTAGTAAATGAGACAAGAGGAGGAGgtgggggctactgtgtaggatgactttcacacacacttattgtattaacttatattttttgtctttacGGAAgctgttgttgcagtacagttcaattcaaattttatttgagagactttagactgcaaattttatttgtatatactgtatatatatatatatatatatatatatatataacaagaaataatatgaaataaaaaatatgaaatagaaaagagagcaaagaatcaaataaatattttaactataagaaagttgaacaaacttaaataataaaagttttcaagatataagaaatataaacctatctgtacagacaaaaaaaaaagaatttaaatgcaaataatatgtggaaTGAATGTAGTGTGCAGTTATCCTGAAGTGTGCAATTGAGCATtgtttgtgcaaatgtgcaagtgtgtgcaaatgtgcattgtGTGTGCAAATAAGCTATGTCATGATTGTCCGGTCTACAGTGTGTCGGGGTGTGTGCACAGATGAGTAATGTCCATGAGTGTCCATTTGTGTGGAATGTTGAATAAACGCGGAGattattagtcctgtgtgttaATCTGGTTGAGAGactgtatcgcctgcgggaaaaggtcctcctcagtctctctgtgttggtcttcagagAGCGAAAGCACTTTccagactgcaacagagagaacagtccattgttgggatggctgaggtccttcactatcttcctggccttggtccagctccgcttgctgtagatcgagtgcagatcagggagctcggtgaggatggtgcgctcagctgatcgcaccaccctctgtagagctcgtctgtcctgcatggtgcgctcagctgatcgcaccaccctctgtagagctcgtctgtcctgcatggtgctgtttccaaaccagcatccgtcaggatgctctctatggtgcaggagtaaaagttcctgagcaccttggagggcagtctaaagtctctcaggTGTCTGAGGTGGTAAAGACGCTGCCgggggccttttttaccacggtgttgatgtggcAGGACCacgacaggtcctgcgtgatgtgaacacagaggtatctgaagctgtccactcttcCACTGGACTCCTGTTGATGacaggggtctggtagttcctctcctgctttgtgctaaagtccactatcaactcctttgtcttgctgacgttcaggaggagattgttcctctggcaccagtactccagatttccaaccttctccaggtaggctgtctcgtcattgtcagagatcaggcccaccacgacagtgtcgtcagcaaacttaatgatggtggttaAGTTCGTAGTGGCtatgcagtcataggtgtacaaagagtacagcaggaggctcagaacacaaccctggggggctccagtgctgagagtgagtgaggctgagactgtccgcccatccttactgtcTGTGGTCGGCCATTTAGGAAATTGTAAATCCACTGACACagtgatgagctgagtcccaggtgctccagcttggtggtaagtgtggagggaattatggtattaaatgcagagctgtagtcgatgaagagcattttaacataattcccttttccgagtgtccaggtgaagAACTAAAgtgttactaaagaacagtcactaaaCTTAgacacaaaattacaaaaatcctttatgcgcgcacacacatggtcacaatgttattgcaaacagtacatgcgtgcctGCATGTTGACCAAACAAGTGACAAatgcgcactgagactgagcatgggagacggttacccacaatcccacagcgtgagagagagagagaaagaaagaaaaagcatcaCTGGCTCAGTTGTTCTCATGGCAGACAAAGCCTGTACGTACTACTTGTATTTCAAGACCTTGCTCGTTAACCGAGTCTTATAAACGTGTCTTATCTTTTTCTCATCAGGCAAAACTCTTGCAGACCAAGATTGTATGGAATAATATACCACAATATAATcatatacaatattatatataattatataatagactgtatatttatagctgtatgtatttaaaaaaaacatatgtaagcatcatttaaacaaagataaatgtgagaatatttttaagcatgttttattattttaaaaaggttatgaTTATACAcacttaagtaaattttacaAAAGAAGGCTTATATTACTATACATATTAGTTCAAGTACTTAAATGtctaaatataataaacttactcactcactcactcactcattaactataccgctttattctgtgttcagggtcgcagggggcctggagtctatcccaggagacttagggcaccaggcagggtacaccctggacagggtaccaatccattgcagagcattaatataatataatataatataatataatataatatacagcatTTAGTTT of Clarias gariepinus isolate MV-2021 ecotype Netherlands chromosome 6, CGAR_prim_01v2, whole genome shotgun sequence contains these proteins:
- the LOC128526738 gene encoding proteinase-activated receptor 1-like, with translation MHVVGYLLGLPLNSYVMVLLLNRRRSLDPCDVFTVNQAAAEIFFMLVAPFHILLYVSSETWFYHPLAFIFCTGMSVRALLQCWVCLDRYTAVIHPITFLKFRPLRYRVVMCVVAWINGIAVGIYGTYTFPAMPYQVFGVTFYIILSINTFSCLSILNTLRHPGPGERNTNRGMEDRAKKRAFQVVVINLVTFLVQNTPVAVIFILIGILPATVSLLSSEASMAVNIVMSFLQPVFVLHKAGKF